The following are from one region of the Juglans regia cultivar Chandler chromosome 10, Walnut 2.0, whole genome shotgun sequence genome:
- the LOC108994092 gene encoding probable serine/threonine-protein kinase WNK11, which produces MPAESPNTSDRDTEPFVEVDPTGRFGRYDDLLGAGAVKKVYRSFDQEEGIEVAWNQVRLRTFSEDPVLINRLHSEVKLLQALKNKYIIACYSVWKDDEHNTLNFITEVCTSGNLRDYRKKHRHVSIKALKKWSKQVLEGLEFLHTHEPCIIHRDLNCSNIFINGNIGQVKIGDLGFAAIVGKSHAAHSIIGTPEYMAPELYEEDYTEMVDIYSFGMCLLEMVTMEIPYSECDSIAKIYKKVTTGVHPQALNKVMDPEVKAFIDKCIGQPRARPSASDLLQDPFFSEVDDEESGPIG; this is translated from the exons ATGCCTGCTGAGAGTCCGAACACATCTGATCGTGATACTGAACCATTTGTTGAGGTTGATCCGACTGGACGGTTTGGGAGGTATGATGATCTGCTTGGTGCTGGTGCTGTGAAGAAAGTTTACCGGTCTTTTGATCAAGAGGAAGGTATAGAGGTGGCCTGGAATCAGGTTAGGTTGAGGACTTTCAGTGAGGATCCGGTACTCATCAATCGGCTTCACTCAGAGGTTAAGCTGTTGCAAGcattgaaaaacaaatatatcattGCTTGCTACAGTGTATGGAAGGATGATGAGCATAACACTTTGAATTTCATTACTGAGGTGTGCACATCCGGAAACTTGAGGGATTACAGGAAGAAGCATCGCCATGTTTCCATTAAGGCCTTGAAGAAGTGGTCAAAGCAGGTGCTTGAGGGATTGGAGTTTCTGCATACCCATGAGCCATGCATTATTCACAGAGATCTCAATTGTAGTAACATCTTCATCAATGGAAACATAGGCCAG GTGAAAATCGGTGATCTGGGGTTTGCAGCAATTGTAGGGAAGAGCCATGCAGCACATTCGATTATAGGAACCCCAGAGTACATGGCACCGGAGCTGTATGAGGAGGACTACACTGAGATGGTTGACATATACTCCTTTGGAATGTGTCTGCTTGAGATGGTGACAATGGAGATCCCATACAGCGAATGTGACAGTATTGCCAAGATATACAAGAAGGTGACAACTGGAGTCCATCCCCAAGCTTTGAACAAGGTAATGGATCCGGAAGTGAAGGCATTCATTGACAAGTGCATAGGCCAGCCAAGGGCAAGACCTTCAGCGTCTGATCTTCTCCAGGATCCTTTCTTTTCTGAAGTGGACGATGAAGAGAGTGGGCCAATTGGTTGA
- the LOC108994066 gene encoding splicing factor ESS-2 homolog — translation MLLSPGHSPRHLSSPSPSAISDDTRITNGNSNSSTAPKNHWNHPKVLDEDTYVAAIEKIIERDFFPDISKLRDRLDWLEAIKTGDPVQVRDAQLKIMERRGGKVKNPNPDGKTQTPGSTFSRHFTPFDEFNSKTPKSTRNLSASNGELSGGGDSADYSGEIDVSLSLDQFFRRYTSEDNHSFSKIVEKVNRKRKERFGYLLEGQKEEDVNAIEGVKRERITTDGYGTSDQPVSTLEGWNYTAKNLLMYHPTDRGEAPLTEEERADRMKSLTKEISRANTRFHGKLMDSRPKDDGKFEVLYTPVAGATPVPVFDRDGDKSKKYDLDDLRKTPNPFYVESGKKATDGYSFVKTPSPAPGVDESPFITWGVIEGTPLRLDLEDNPLDIGGSGEGPQYNIPRAAARDEKAHSLSRVAARKLRERSKMFQKPPLPSPVRGGSASPSVRTLSRAAQKFVRNAIAKSSSTVDETLRASYRGASPGLATPKSGRSVSRFGRDGSTGSRSPSIREGSNPPW, via the coding sequence ATGCTTCTCTCCCCGGGTCACTCTCCGCGCCACCtctcttccccttccccttccgcAATTTCGGATGATACCCGAATAACCAATGGAAATTCCAATTCTTCAACCGCCCCCAAAAACCATTGGAACCACCCGAAGGTGCTCGACGAAGACACCTATGTTGCGGCGATCGAGAAGATCATTGAGCGGGACTTCTTCCCGGACATCTCGAAGCTCCGGGACCGGCTCGACTGGCTCGAGGCGATCAAGACGGGAGACCCGGTGCAAGTCCGCGATGCCCAGTTGAAGATCATGGAACGCCGCGGCGGAAAGGTAAAAAATCCCAACCCTGATGGAAAAACCCAAACACCCGGTTCCACATTCTCACGACATTTCACTCCGTTCGATGAATTCAATTCTAAAACCCCGAAAAGCACGAGGAATTTGAGTGCTTCCAATGGGGAATTATCCGGTGGTGGTGATTCTGCGGATTATAGCGGTGAGATCGACGTGTCGTTGAGTCTAGATCAGTTCTTTAGGCGGTATACGAGCGAGGACAATCATAGTTTCTCCAAAATTGTAGAGAAAGTGAAtaggaaaaggaaagagagattCGGATATTTGTTAGAAGGccaaaaggaagaagatgttaACGCAATCGAGGGTGTGAAGAGGGAGAGAATTACTACTGACGGATATGGTACTTCAGACCAACCAGTGAGTACTCTGGAAGGGTGGAATTATACGGCGAAGAATTTGTTGATGTATCATCCTACTGATAGGGGCGAGGCCCCATTGACAGAGGAGGAACGGGCAGATAGGATGAAGAGTCTAACGAAGGAAATCAGCCGTGCCAATACGAGATTTCATGGTAAACTGATGGATTCTAGGCCGAAAGATGATGGGAAGTTTGAAGTGCTTTATACACCAGTGGCAGGGGCAACTCCAGTTCCGGTGTTTGATAGAGATGGGGATAAGTCGAAGAAGTATGATTTGGATGATTTGAGGAAGACCCCAAATCCGTTTTATGTCGAATCTGGTAAAAAAGCGACAGACGGGTATAGTTTTGTTAAGACTCCTTCACCAGCACCAGGGGTTGATGAGTCACCATTTATTACGTGGGGTGTAATTGAAGGTACACCGTTGAGGTTGGATCTGGAGGACAACCCCCTTGATATTGGGGGTAGTGGTGAGGGGCCTCAGTATAATATTCCACGAGCAGCTGCAAGGGATGAGAAGGCTCACTCCCTGTCGAGGGTGGCTGCACGCAAATTGAGAGAAAGGTCAAAGATGTTTCAGAAGCCTCCTCTGCCATCTCCTGTTAGAGGAGGAAGTGCTAGTCCAAGTGTGCGGACACTTTCTCGTGCTGCTCAGAAGTTTGTCAGGAATGCAATTGCCAAGTCATCATCTACTGTTGATGAAACTCTCCGTGCCAGTTACCGAGGTGCGAGCCCTGGTTTGGCTACTCCTAAAAGTGGAAGGAGCGTTTCAAGGTTTGGTAGAGATGGGAGTACGGGTTCCAGGTCACCTTCTATAAGGGAGGGTTCAAATCCTCCTTGGTGa
- the LOC108994063 gene encoding WRKY transcription factor 1, with the protein MISSGERAPDAVVSDELQQRQSSGGGVPSQPIPDGRFHSSKQKCDDEIHAKQTEQEATTSSLIPEKASELPDAAVPTMQSDHEGSNSFIISEKALQAPDTSILVSQSGREGTTPSTIREKVTEDGYNWRKYGQKLVKGNEFIRSYYKCTNPTCQVKKQLERSHDGHIRDTTYFGQHDHPRPQLNVPVAVGFAVSISDERPSEPSLIGARDQPFIEHSQTSHHMEPVDAPPPSQPSRMRDGVDNDDHDHDTGSKRQKKEKCYVDAVPVDKPASEPRLVVQTLSEVDFVNDGYRWRKYGQKFVKGNPNPRSYYRCSSPGCPVKKHVERASHDPKVVIATYEGQHDHDMPPTRTVTHNTVGPNVFSVADNFEAGTKSEENNAVCLDMVIHTSSGPKFKSNELLNGESRTEPVVSSLVGVHMVVHSSVAGEGKSNDQLNGKQIVESSTKSEESDAVCHDMVAHDTPGLEANINEQQTPTGEPVQS; encoded by the exons ATGATTTCTTCGGGGGAACGTGCACCAGATGCAGTTGTTTCTGATGAATTGCAGCAGAGACAGAGTTCTGGTGGTGGAGTTCCATCACAGCCGATACCTGATGGCAGATTCCATTCTTCCAAACAGAAATGTGATGATGAAATTCATGCAAAGCAAACAGAGCAAGAAGCAACCACTTCCTCTTTGATTCCTGAGAAAGCTTCAGAGTTACCTGATGCTGCAGTCCCAACAATGCAATCAGATCATGAAGGAAGTAATTCCTTCATCATTTCTGAGAAAGCGTTGCAGGCCCCTGACACTAGTATTCTTGTCTCGCAATCTGGTCGAGAAGGGACCACACCTTCTACAATACGTGAGAAAGTGACAGAAGATGGATATAATTGGCGAAAATACGGACAGAAGCTTGTTAAAGGGAATGAATTTATACGGAGTTATTACAAATGTACAAATCCAACCTGCCAGGTGAAAAAGCAACTGGAACGGTCACATGATGGGCACATTAGAGATACTACATACTTTGGTCAGCACGATCATCCTAGACCTCAACTTAATGTCCCTGTAGCTGTTGGGTTTGCTGTGTCCATATCAGATGAAAGACCAAGTGAGCCCTCTTTAATTGGTGCAAGAG ACCAACCATTTATTGAGCATAGCCAGACATCTCATCATATGGAACCAGTAGATGCCCCTCCACCTTCACAACCAAGTAGGATGAGAGATGGGGTTGataatgatgatcatgatcatgatacaGGCTCAAAAAGACA gaaaaaagaaaagtgttatGTCGATGCTGTTCCAGTTGATAAGCCAGCTAGCGAACCACGTCTTGTTGTTCAGACGTTGAGTGAGGTTGATTTTGTAAATGATGGGTACCGCTGGCGCAAATATGGGCAGAAATTTGTGAAAGGCAATCCCAACCCAAG GAGTTACTATAGATGCTCAAGTCCTGGATGCCCGGTTAAGAAACACGTTGAGAGGGCGTCTCATGATCCAAAAGTGGTTATAGCCACATATGAGGGACAACATGACCATGATATGCCTCCTACGAGGACCGTTACCCACAACACAGTTGGGCCAAATGTTTTTTCAGTGGCTGATAATTTTGAGGCAGGCACTAAGTCAGAGGAAAACAATGCTGTCTGCCTTGATATGGTCATTCATACCAGTTCAGGTCCCAAGTTTAAATCGAATGAGCTACTGAATGGCGAATCGAGGACTGAACCAGTCGTAAGTAGCCTTGTTGGTGTCCATATGGTTGTCCATTCTAGTGTGGCTGGTGAAGGTAAATCAAATGACCAATTGAATGGGAAGCAGATTGTTGAGTCAAGTACCAAATCAGAAGAAAGTGACGCTGTCTGCCATGATATGGTCGCTCATGATACTCCGGGGCTTGAGGCTAATATAAACGAGCAACAAACACCTACTGGAGAACCTGTCCAAAGCTGA
- the LOC108994062 gene encoding scarecrow-like transcription factor PAT1 gives MHASQQQRRSGMSNGLYYHSTQEVGAYCLPQFQTFGHQLHYNDRSQGTNFLTQNSNERYCTLESSSANGSYAVYTSPSATSFSPNGSPMSQQDSQSYNTYGSPISGSYVINEVNDFKHKLKELETVMLGPDSNFLDSYDYTFQNSTNNTSLAMDSWRQIMEAISKRDLKHILIFCARAISDNELLVAQWLMDELRQMVSVTGEPIQRLGAYMLEGLVARLTSSGSNICKALKCKEPASAELLSYMHILDEVCPYFKFGYMAANGAIAEAMKDDNRIHIIDFQIAQGSQWLTLIPAFAARPGGPPHIRVTGIDDSMSAYARGGGPNIVGKRLSKLAETFKVPFEFHYAAMSGCEVQLENLEVRPGEALAVNFAFMLHHTPDESVSTQNHRDRLLRLVKSLSPKVVTLVEQESNTNTAAFYPRVLETLNYYTAMFESIDVTLPREHKERINVEQHCLAREMVNIIACEGPERVERHELLGKWRSRFKMAGFTPYPLSSFVNATIKTLLENYCSSYRLEERDGALYLGWMNRDLVASCAWT, from the coding sequence ATGCATGCATCACAGCAGCAAAGAAGGTCAGGCATGTCCAATGGATTGTACTATCATTCAACTCAAGAAGTTGGGGCCTATTGCTTGCCTCAGTTCCAAACATTTGGCCATCAGCTACACTACAATGATAGGAGCCAAGGGACCAACTTTTTGACTCAGAATTCTAATGAACGCTATTGCACCTTGGAGTCCTCCTCAGCAAATGGTAGCTATGCTGTTTATACTTCCCCATCAGCTACCAGTTTCTCACCCAATGGAAGCCCAATGTCACAGCAAGATTCTCAGTCATACAATACCTATGGCTCTCCAATAAGTGGATCCTATGTAATCAATGAAGTAAATGACTTCAAGCACAAGCTGAAAGAACTGGAAACTGTAATGCTAGGCCCTGATTCCAATTTTCTTGATAGCTATGACTATACCTTCCAGAATAGCACAAACAATACCTCCCTGGCAATGGACAGCTGGAGACAAATAATGGAGGCAATTTCTAAGAGGGATTTAAAACATATCCTCATCTTCTGTGCAAGAGCAATATCAGATAATGAACTATTAGTGGCACAATGGTTGATGGATGAATTACGTCAGATGGTGTCGGTTACTGGCGAACCAATTCAAAGGTTGGGAGCATACATGTTGGAGGGGCTTGTTGCGCGGCTCACCTCCTCGGGAAGTAACATTTGCAAAGCATTGAAATGTAAAGAACCAGCAAGTGCCGAACTCCTCTCCTACATGCACATTCTTGATGAGGTTTGCCCTTACTTTAAATTTGGCTATATGGCTGCAAATGGAGCCATTGCAGAAGCCATGAAGGATGACAATAGAATTCACATTATCGATTTCCAAATTGCTCAGGGGAGTCAATGGTTGACTTTAATCCCAGCTTTTGCAGCTAGGCCTGGTGGGCCACCCCACATCCGTGTAACAGGTATAGATGATTCTATGTCAGCTTATGCTCGCGGAGGAGGCCCAAATATTGTGGGAAAGAGGCTATCTAAGCTTGCGGAGACCTTTAAGGTGCCATTTGAATTCCATTATGCTGCCATGTCTGGCTGTGAGGTTCAGCTAGAGAATCTTGAGGTTCGACCTGGGGAAGCTCTTGCGGTGAACTTTGCTTTCATGTTACACCACACGCCGGACGAGAGTGTGAGCACTCAAAATCATCGGGACAGGCTACTGAGGCTGGTCAAGAGCCTGTCTCCAAAAGTGGTGACCCTTGTTGAGCAAGAATCTAACACAAACACTGCTGCATTCTATCCGCGAGTCCTTGAAACACTAAACTACTACACAGCAATGTTTGAGTCGATTGATGTGACACTTCCGAGGGAGCACAAGGAGCGGATCAATGTTGAGCAGCACTGCTTGGCAAGGGAGATGGTTAACATAATAGCCTGCGAGGGGCCTGAGAGGGTGGAACGGCATGAGCTCCTTGGTAAGTGGAGGTCGCGGTTCAAAATGGCTGGATTTACTCCATATCCTTTAAGCTCCTTCGTGAATGCCACCATTAAAACTCTGTTGGAGAACTACTGTAGCAGTTATAGGCTTGAAGAAAGGGATGGAGCTCTTTATCTTGGGTGGATGAACAGAGATTTGGTTGCTTCTTGTGCTTGGACGTGA
- the LOC108994031 gene encoding glucan endo-1,3-beta-glucosidase 4-like, whose amino-acid sequence MSNVLLMIFFAVLFMSIVPQKTDGEFEQWCIADEQTPDEELQVALDWACGKGGADCIKIQVNQPCYFPNTVRDHASYAFNDYFQKFKHKGGSCYFKGAALITELDPSHNSCQYQFVP is encoded by the exons ATGTCTAACGTCTTGCTGATGATATTTTTTGCCGTGCTCTTTATGTCCATAGTTCCACAGAAAACAG ATGGGGAATTTGAGCAATGGTGCATAGCAGATGAACAGACTCCAGATGAGGAGTTGCAGGTGGCCTTGGATTGGGCATGTGGAAAAGGAGGTGCAGATTGTATCAAAATTCAGGTCAACCAGCCCTGCTATTTTCCAAACACTGTGAGGGACCATGCTTCCTATGCATTCAATGATTACTTTCAGAAATTCAAGCACAAAGGTGGATCTTGCTACTTCAAAGGTGCCGCCTTGATCACAGAACTTGACCCAA GTCATAACTCTTGCCAGTACCAGTTTGTTCCTTGA